In Nicotiana tabacum cultivar K326 chromosome 2, ASM71507v2, whole genome shotgun sequence, the following proteins share a genomic window:
- the LOC142168240 gene encoding copper transporter 6-like: MSHTHNHENMDIHNMPTSHGNDTMMMNMGNMVMQMNFYWGKNATILFKGWPDNNLGMYILSLFFVFFMAFAVEIMSMGLKINKSMNPIVGGLILNSIYYTVRMVLVYFVMLAVMSFNVGIFIVAILGHGLGYLFVKFRELAAADSPAETTGSNATHPKV; encoded by the coding sequence ATGTCTCACACACACAACCATGAAAACATGGACATCCATAATATGCCTACGTCCCATGGCAATGATACTATGATGATGAACATGGGCAACATGGTCATGCAGATGAATTTCTACTGGGGCAAAAACGCGACGATTTTATTCAAAGGTTGGCCAGACAATAACCTAGGCATGTACATATTGTCTTTGTTCTTTGTTTTCTTTATGGCCTTTGCAGTCGAGATTATGTCGATGGGCCTGAAAATCAACAAGAGTATGAATCCCATTGTTGGTGGACTGATTCTGAATTCGATTTATTATACTGTTCGAATGGTTCTTGTTTATTTTGTTATGCTCGCTGTTATGTCCTTCAACGTTGGAATTTTCATTGTCGCAATCTTAGGCCATGGTTTGGGGTATTTGTTCGTTAAATTTCGTGAACTTGCGGCGGCTGATTCTCCAGCAGAGACCACGGGTTCAAATGCTACTCATCCTAAGGTTTAA
- the LOC107810534 gene encoding 18.1 kDa class I heat shock protein — MSHMPAFGRRNHEHQVFDPYSHHARYQVHDPFAHHNEVWDPFHEFYLETPRSLKAPAPSFHHAPATMAQIEYKETPEAHIFRANLHGYKKEEVKIQVEDDIVLKITGEKRMRKEDNYDNWHHYERSSGKFFTSFSLPINSRADYVKSSMENGMLTITVPKKEITRNHHHLRDVEIH; from the exons ATGTCGCACATGCCTGCATTTGGTCGAAGAAACCATGAACACCAAGTGTTCGATCCTTATTCTCACCACGCACGCTACCAAGTACACGACCCTTTTGCTCATCATAATGAAGTCTGGGATCCTTTCCATGAATTTTATTTGGAAACCCCTCGATCTCTCAAAGCACCAGCACCATCTTTCCACCATGCACCTGCAACGATGGCTCAAATTGAGTATAAAGAAACACCTGAGGCTCATATCTTTAGAGCTAACTTGCACGGCTACAAGAAAGAAGAAGTGAAAATACAG GTGGAGGATGACATAGTGCTGAAGATTACTGGGGAAAAGAGAATGAGGAAAGAAGATAATTACGATAATTGGCACCATTATGAACGCAGCAGTGGAAAATTCTTCACTTCCTTTTCACTGCCTATCAATTCTAGGGCTGATTATGTGAAGTCATCCATGGAGAATGGAATGCTCACTATCACTGTTCCTAAGAAGGAAATCACCAGGAATCACCACCACCTCAGAGATGTTGAAATACATTAA